The segment ATGAAGGAATACGCCACGGTGATGCAGAAGTCGCTCACGCCCGCGTAGCTGATGGAATACCAGTCCACCAGCACGGCCAGCAGCACGAAGGCGACGAAGGCCAGGTGCTTGCGCAGGTAGATGCCGCCCAGGAAGAACAACGCCATGGAGGCATCGGGCAGGTGCAGCATGTCGCCGAAGTGATTGAAGCGGGTGGCGATCATGACGATGGCGAACAACGCGGCCATGGCCGCGAAGGCGGGACGGGAGAGCGGTTTCATCGGGGTGTCCTCCAGGAAGCGGATCAGGAACGCGGCTGGTAGCGGAACGTGAGCATCCAGTTGCGGCCGGGCTGGTTGAAGTAACGCGCGGTCTCGTAGTGACGGTCGAAGATGTTCCTGGCGGCGAGCTCGACGTTCCATGCGGTGTCGATGGCATAGGCCATGCGCAGGTCGGTCAGCGCGTAACCGCCCAGGCGGTGCAGGTTGGCGGTGTCGTCATAGCGGTAGCCCGAACCGAAGACGCTGGCGCCGACGCTGAAGGCGCCGAAGCTGCGGTCCACATCGACGTTGGCGGTGCGGCGTGCACGGCGCGGCAGCAGGTTGCCGTGGGTGGCGTCGTCACTGTCGTCTTCCGGCGACAGCCAGGTGGCGTTGCCGCCGAGGCGCCATTCGCCCAGCGTGGTATCGCCGGCCAGCTCCACGCCGCGGATGCGCGAGCGATCGATGTTGTTGGCACCGCCAAACGGGAACAGCGGGCCAGTCAGGCTCGAGTCGAACACGATCAGGTGATCGATGCGGTTCTGGAACGCATTCACCGACCAGTGGCCCCAGCCCGGCGTGCCGCGCAGGCCCATCTCCCAGTTACGCGAGGTTTCCGGCTGCAGGTCCGGGTTGCCGTAATCGGGGTAATACAGGTCGTTGAAGGTCGGTGCCTTGAACGCGGTGCCGTAGCTGGCAGTCACGCGCAGGTCGTTGGTCAGCGCGTAGCCGTATTGCAGGCTGCCCGTGGTCTTGCCACCGAACTGGCTGTTCTCGTCACGGCGCAGGCTGCCCTGCACGGAGCTGTCGCCGAACTCCTGCTGCCACTGCGCGAACAGGGCGTGGTTGCGGCGCGCGTCGACAAAGTAATCGGTGTTGCCCACCACGTGGTCACGCTGCCAGTCGAAGCCCAGGGTGGTGAGGCCGTACGCGCCGCCGACCTTGCCCAGGTCCGCCTGCAGCGACGCCAGGTCGCGATGGCTGTTGAACGTATCGGCGTACACGCCGCTCTCGTAGTCGGTGGACAGGTCCGCGCTGCGGCCGACATTCAACGTGAGCAGGGCATCCTGCGACGGGCGATAGCGCAGGCGGCCGCCGAGGGCCTGGGTGGCCGATTCGGCGAAGTTGCTGCTGGTGCCGTCGTAGTGGTTGCGGCCTTCGGTGCGCGTGGCGCTGGCGTCGGCATCCCACTGTTCGTCGAAGCGCCAGCCGCCCTTCAGCGACAGCGCGTTGTTGCGGTAGCCATCGGCGTCTGGCTCGTACGTGTAGCAGCCACCACCACCCGGGCTGGGCTTGCCGCGGCAGGCATTGATGCCATGGGTCTGGTCATGGCTGGCTTCCACCGAGTACCAGCCGTTGCTGCCACGGCCGGAGAAACCGGCCGAACCACGCAGGGTGGACCAGCTGCCGACACCCACCGAGAGGTTGGGCACGAAGGCGCCCTGCGGGTGGCGGGTGAAAATCTGGATGACACCGCCCAGCGCGTCGGAGCCATAGAGGCTGGAGTACGGGCCGCGCACGATTTCGATGCGCTCGATCTGGTCCACCGGGATGTCCTGGAACGCCGCGGTGCCCGAGGTGACCGAGCCGATCTTCACGCCGTCGACCAGCACCAGCACGTGGTCCGACTCTGTGCCGCGCATGAAGACCGAGGTGGCCTTGCCCGGGCCGCCGTTGTTGGCAATGGACACGCCCGGCGTGGCGCGCAGCAGGTCGGCCAGCGACGAGGGCTGCAGGCGCTCGATGTCGGCGCGGTCAATCACGGTGGAGGCCGAGAGCACCTGGTTGAGCGTCTGCTCGGTGCGGCTGGCGGTGACGACGACCTTGTCCAGGTCAGTGGACGCGGCATCGTCGGCGTGGGCGGCGATGGGGGCGAACAGAACGAGCGCGACGGCGCACGCAAGGCGAGACGGACGAAAAGACACGATGGAACTCCCTGCTGACCGCGCCTACCCGCGCGGCTATGACGGCGAGGGACACGCGAAAAGCAAGGTGCAAGCGACGGCGAACGGAGTCGGGCCACCCGCGACCAGGGCCCTCCGCCTGTCCGGTGATACCTCATGGCCGGTCTCCGGGCTTGTGAGCGCAGGGTTCACCTGCAAGGGCTGGCGCCTTCCCATGCCGCGCGCGGCACAGTGGCATTGGCCAGCCCCGTCAACTCACCTACCGTTGCGGGGGCAGCTCCGGAATGGCGCAGGCGAAGTGCCTGCGGGTCACCGGATTCCCGTTTCAATCCGTGGCGCGAACGCCGTGGATCACCTTGGGTGGCCGTAGTGTAGCGGAACGGCGCGCATACCAGCGCAGGACGGGGCGCTCCACCGTGTAGTGCAGCGCGGCACCCACGGCCAGCACCACCGCGGCGTGGGCGAGGAAGCGCAGCCACGGGTAGCCATCAAGACGGCCATCCAGCGCGGCCTCGGTCAGCATGAAGGCGCCCTTGTGGCTGAGGTAGAGGCTGTACGAGGTGCGGGCGATCCAGCCCGCGCCGGGTATCCGCAGGCGTGCCAGCCACGTGCCACCCGCGCCGGCGGCGACAAAGGCCGCCATCGCCAGCGCCACCAGCGGATAGCCGGCCACGTTGGGCCAGAAGTCCAGCCGATGGCCGTCAAACAACAGGATGCAGCCGGCCAGCAGCAGCGCGGAGGCGCCGAGCAGGACGCCGCCGCGCCCCTGTACGCGCGCCATCCAGCCCGGACGGAACACCGAGCACGCCGCCAGGGCGACGCCGGCGAGCAGGCCATCCAGGCGCGAGTACGTCGGGTAGTAAAGGTATTCCAGATAAGCCGGTCCCACCGGCACGTCGGTGCCGGCCCAGGGCCCGATGTACAGCTGCCACAGGGCGGCGCGCAAGGCGATGCCCCCCGCGACCACCGCAACGCAGAGCACACCAAACCGCCGGGGCGTCATCCGCCCCGCAAGGGCCACCGCCAGCAGCGGGAACACCAGGTAGAAATGCTCTTCCACGCACAGCGACCACGCGTGGGAGAAGGCATAGCGCTGCGGCGCGTCGAACAACAGGTTGAAGGTGAAGGTGAGGAACTGCCACGCCGGCTGCATCAGCGGCGTCTCGCGCCACGCAGGCCACGCGAGGTAAAGCCCGAGCACGACGAAGAACGCGGGCAGGATGCGGAACGCCCGGCGCAGGTAAAACGTTTTCAGGTCGAGCCGGCCGGTATCGCGCAGCGAGGCGAACACCTGCGAGCCGATCAGGAACCCGCTAAGGACGAAAAACAGGTCCACGCCCATCCACCCGGCGTGCTCGACCCACCCAAAGTTTTCACCCAGGCCGCCGATAAGGTAGCTGTGGAACAGCATCACCCACACGATGGCGATGGCGCGCAGGGTGTCCAGTCCGGGCAAGCGGGTCATCGGTGGTTCCGTCGTAGGGGTCGAGGCAGGTTGTGGGGCGCGTGCGGCCGCCAGCGGGCGGCTTCATGGCGTTTTGGGGGCGTGGCGCGATGGCGCCACGTTAAGATCGAACGCGCCGGGCAAACCGGGGGGCTTGCCGGCGCAACGTTGGGGATGCCATGCCAGCTTTCCGCCGGTGCCTGCCGGCGTTACTCCTTGCCACGCTGGCCCTGCATGCCGGCGACGCCGGCGCTCACCTGCGCGCAGGCGAAAACGCGGAGGCCACGCTCGACGTCGCCGACGCCAGCAAGACCTCGGACCACCCGGCGTTCGTGGCCACCCTCGCCCGCCTGGCGCCGTCGCGCGAGCAGATGAGCGCGGCTGCGCGCATGCACCTGGATTACCTGCAGGCCTGGCAGCTGGCCTACGGTGGCGACCACGCGCAGGCCATTCCGCTCCTCGAACGCATCGCCGACAAATCCACGGACAAGGTGATGCGCCTGCGCGCCACCGCTACCCTGGTGAACATCCTCGGCGCAGGACGCCATTACGAGGACGCCTTCAACCGCCTCAACCTGATGGTCGCCGACCTGCCCGGCGTCAGTGACCCCCACGCGCGCTACCAGGCCCTGGCCGAGGCGGCGCAGATGCTGACCACCGCGGGGCAGTACGACCTGGCTGCCGACTACGCGGCGCGCGCCGTGGATATCGCCGACACACCCTCGATCACCTGCAAGAGCAACGTGGTCGCGCTGCACGCGCTCTATCGCGGTGGCCGCGTCGAAGGCGACGACCCGCGCTTCGTCCAGTGGGTGGCCGAGTGCCAGAAGGCCGGGGAAATGCTCTCGGCCAACGAGTTACGGGCTGATGTGGCGGACAGCGCCATTCGCCACGGGCGGCCGAACGAGGCGATCGCAGTGCTGGAGCGCTACTACGGGTCCGTCCTGCGCGACGAACAGCCGATGCAGACCTCGCAGTTTGATGCCCTGCTGGCACGCGCGCAGTGGCAGGCCGGTAACGTTGCCCTGGCCGACCGCTTCGCCGCGGCCGCCATCCGTTCGTCGGTGCCGGGCGAGTACTCCGAGCCGCTGGTGTCCGCGACGGAGACGGCCTACTTCGTGGCACGCAAGCGCGGCGACTGGCGCGCAGCGACGATGTGGCTGGCGCGCCACGCGGAAGCCGACAAGGGCTACGTCGACGACGTGGGCGCGCGTGCCCTCGCCTACCAGATCGTCAAGCAGCAGGTAGTCGCCAGCCGCATGGAAACGGACGCGCTGGACCGGCAGAACCAGATCCTGCACCTGCAGCGCGACGCGGACCTGCACGACGCGCAGACCAGCCGCCTGTATATCCTCCTATTGCTCACTTTCATCGGCACCATCGTGCTGTGGCTGATCCGCACGCGCCGCTCGCAACAGCGCTTCATGCGCATGGCACGCCACGACAGCCTCACCGGCATCAGCAACCGCCAGCACTTCGTGGACGAGTGCACGGCGGCATTGGTGGAAGGCTCGCGCGCCGCCGAGCCGATCGCCCTGGTGCTGTTCGACCTCGATCACTTCAAGCAGGTGAACGATACCTATGGCCATGCCGAAGGCGACTGGGTGCTGTTGCGCGTGGTCGCGGAATGCCGGGATCACCTGACGGAGGCCGACGTGTTCGGGCGGCTGGGCGGCGAGGAGTTCGCCGTGCTCCTGCGCGCGGCGACACAGGCCCAGGCCATCGAACGCGCCGAGCGCATGCGCGTGGCCATCGGCACGCCCTCGGGCGAACACCAGACGATTGCCCGGGCCACCGCGAGCTTCGGCATCGCGTGCACGGGTGCCTTCGGCTACGACCTGGACCGCCTGCTGATGAAGGCGGACGAAGCGATGTACGCCGCGAAGGCTGCCGGCCGCGACCGCGTGACCGTCGCCACCTAAGCCACGCGATGCAACGCCGCCATGAGCGCATCCATGTAGGTGCGGCTGGCCCTGAGCGTGGTGCCGTCGCGCAGGCGGAGCACGGCATCGCGGTTCGGGCGAGGCAGCATCTCGGCCACCTGGTCCACGCGGACGATGGCCGAGCGGTGCACGCGCAGGAAGCGTGCGGGGTCGAGCTTCCGCGAGAGGTCGTGCAGTGACTCGCGCAGGAGATGCCGCTGCCCGTTCGCATGCAGCGCGGCATAGTCGCCGTCGGCCTCGATCCAGGTCACGGCATCCACCTCGATGAACGACAGCCGCGAACCAACGCGAATGGTAAAGCGCTCGGCCACGGGCGGGCGAAGATCGCGGCCGAGCTTTCGGCGCACCCGTTCCAGTGCCTCGCCAAAGCGCTCGTCATCGAGGGGCTTGAGCAGGTAGTCCACCGCTTCCAGTTCGAAGGCGCGCACGGCAAAGCTGTCGTGTGCCGTCAGCAGGACCGCTAGCGGGCGTTCCGCCCGCGGAATCACCGCGAGGCCATCGAGCCCACTCATCCCCGGCATCTCCACGTCGACGATGGCGAGATCCACGCGATCGCGGCGCAGCGAGGCCAGCTCAAGGCCATTGCGGCACTCCTCCACCACGGTGATGTCGGCCTCCCCGCGAAGGCGCGCCAGCACGCCACTGCGGGCCAGCGGCTCGTCATCGACGACGGCCACGCGGATCATGCGACGGCCCATGGCAGGGCGATGCGCACCGTCCAGCGGCCCTCTTCCGGAGCGCTGAGGAGACCACCCACGCGAGATCGCCGCCAGAGGACTGGCGGCGAGTCGTGCGGTTACGTCGGCAGGACGGTTAGTTGAGGCAGCCCGGCAGGCCGTCGTAGACGGAGACGTTGGCCATGGGCAGCTTGGCGTGCAGCGGATCCTCGCCCGAGGTCAGTTCATAGAACTTCTCGATCGGCGTGTCCTTGGCCAGCAGCAGCTTGCACTTGAAGGTCTTGGCGGTGACCTGCACGGCGCCAGACTTCGGGTTCACGCTGGCGTGGCTGCCGGCGAACGTCCACAGGCACTGCTTCAGCGTGCCCTTGGTCGAGTCGACAGAGCAGCGCAGCTGCATCGGGCGGAGGTTGCTGTAGTCACCTTCACAGAAGGTGTCGCCACAGACCTTGTCGAAACCGACGTTGAGGCGGGCTTCGGCTTCGAAGAAGCGATCCATGCCGGCTTCGGAGGCGGGCCAGTCGGTGGCGTCGACGTAACGGTTGGCCGGGGTATCCGCAGCGAACGCGGAGGCCGAGGCGGTGAGGAGCAGTACAGCGAGGGTGGTGCGGACCATGGTGATGGCTCCGTGGTTGAGGAGCCGCTATTTCAGCGATTCCCTCGCGCCACGTATGTCCGCGCCGCACCGACAGGCACGTAGCCCGTCGGTGCGACGTCACGTAGGGGCACGCCCCGTGTTTAAAGCCAGCGGTTGTAGCGGCGGATGTAGAGCGTCTTCACGATCTGCGTGAGCACGCAGTACGAGACCAGGGTGAGCGCCAGCCAGCCGAAGTACGCGCCGGGCAGCGGCACCATGCCGATCCGTGCGCCCAGCGCCGAGAACGGGATGTACATGCCGATGAGCATGATCGCACCCGTCAGGGCCAGCACCGGCGCGGACGCCATGCTGCGCAGGAACGGAATGCGCCGCGTGCGGATCATGTGCACCACCAGGGTCTGTGAGAGCAGGCCTTCGATGAACCAGCCGGACTGGAACAGCGACTGGTGGGCCACGTCGTGCGCGCCGAACACATGCCACATCACCCAGAACGTCGTGATATCGAACACCGAACTCACCGGGCCGATCCAGACCATGAAGCGGCCGATATCACCGGCATCCCACTTGCGCGGCGTGCGCAGGTACTCGTCGTCCATGCGGTCGAACGGGATGGACAACTGCGACAGGTCGTACAGCAGGTTCTGCACCAGGATCTGCAGCGGCAGCATCGGCAGGAACGGCAGGAACGCACTCGCCACCAGCACGCTGAACACGTTGCCGAAGTTCGAGCTGGCGGTCATCTTGATGTACTTCATGATGTTGCCAAAGGTGACGCGCCCTTCGAGCACGCCTTCTTCCAGCACCATCAGGTTCTTTTCCAGCAGGATGATGTCCGCCGACTCCTTGGCGATATCCGTGGCGGTATCCACCGAGATACCCACGTCGGCATCGCGCAGGGCCGGCGCGTCGTTGATGCCGTCGCCGAGGAAGCCCACGGTGTGGCCACGGCGCTGCAGGGCCTTCACCACGCGCGCCTTCTGCACCGGCGACATCTTGGCGAAGATGGTGGTGCTCTCAACCATCGCATCCAGCGCATCGTCATCGAGCTGCTCGATGTCGCGGCCCAGTGCCGTCCCGGCGACATCCAGGCCCACTTCCGCGCAGATCTTCTTGGTCACCGCCTCGTTGTCACCGGTGATCACCTTCACCGCCACGCCATGGTGGTTCAGCGCACGGATCGCCGTGGCGGCGGAGTCCTTCGGCGGATCCAGGAAGGCCAGGCAGCCCACCGCCGTGAGGCCGGCTTCATCAGCCACGCCATACGCGCGGTCACCGATGGGGTCGCGGCGCACGGCCACGACGAGGACACGCAGGCCGTCCTCGTTCAGGCGGCGGGTCATCGCGCGGATCTCCGCGCGCTTTTCTTCCGTCATGGGCTCGACGTCGCCGCCGATCCGCGCTTCCGTGCAGATCGCCAGCATCTCTTCCACCGCGCCCTTGCAGATTACGAGCTGCTCGTACTCGCCGTCCGTCACCACCACCGACATGCGCCGGCGCTGGAAGTCGAACGGAATCTCGTCGACGATGCGGAAACGGTGGGCGATGGTCTCCAGGTCGCGGTGGGTGAGCACCGCCTTGTCCATCAGGTTGCGCAGGCCCGTCTGGAAGCGGCTGTTGAGGTAGCCCCACTCCAGCGCTTCGTCCGAGTCGTCGCCGTCCAGGTCCACGTGGCGCTCGAGCACGATCTTGTCGAGGGTGAGCGTGCCGGTCTTGTCCGTGCACAGCACGTCCATCGCGCCGAAGTTCTGGATCGCGTTCAGGCGCTTCACCACCACCTTGCGCTTCGACATGGCGATGGCGCCCTTGCCGAGGTTGGCGGTGACGATCAGCGGCAGCATCTCCGGGGTGAGGCCCACGGCGACGGACAGGCCAAACATGAAAGCTTCCAGCCAGTCGTGTTTGTCGAAGCCGTTGATGAAGAAAACGATCGGCACCATCACCGCCATGAAGCGGATCAGCAGCCAGCTGACGGACGAAATGCCCTTGTCGAAGCTGGTCTGCACGCGCTCGCCGGAGAGCGTGCGCGCCAGGGAACCGAGGTAGGTACGCGCGCCCGTGGCCAGCACCACGGCGGTGGCCGTGCCGGAAACCACGTTGGTACCCATGTAGCAGACCGTGGGCAGGTCGAGCGGGCCACCGGACTCGCCCGTGGCGGCGCCGTGCGGCGCGGCCTTCTCCACCGGCAGCGATTCACCGGTGAGGATGGCCTGGCTGATGAACAGGTCCTTTGCTGCGATCAGGCGCAGGTCGGCCGGGATCATGTCACCGGCGCCGAGGTGGACGATGTCGCCCACCACCAGTTCTTCCACCGGCACTTCGATGCGCTCGGCGTGGCCGTCTTCGGCGCGGCGGGTCACCGTCGCGGTATTGCGCACCATCGCCTTGAGCTTCTCGGCGGCCTGCGAGGAACGGTATTCCTGGGTGAACGACAGCAGGACGCTGATGCCCACCATCACCGCGATGATGACCGGGCCGGTCAGGTCGTCCGGGTCGGTCACCAACTGGACGACAGCCAGCACCAGCAGCACGATGATGAACGGGTTCTTGAAGGCATGCAGCAGCTGGATCGCCCAG is part of the Luteibacter pinisoli genome and harbors:
- the btuB gene encoding TonB-dependent vitamin B12 receptor; this translates as MSFRPSRLACAVALVLFAPIAAHADDAASTDLDKVVVTASRTEQTLNQVLSASTVIDRADIERLQPSSLADLLRATPGVSIANNGGPGKATSVFMRGTESDHVLVLVDGVKIGSVTSGTAAFQDIPVDQIERIEIVRGPYSSLYGSDALGGVIQIFTRHPQGAFVPNLSVGVGSWSTLRGSAGFSGRGSNGWYSVEASHDQTHGINACRGKPSPGGGGCYTYEPDADGYRNNALSLKGGWRFDEQWDADASATRTEGRNHYDGTSSNFAESATQALGGRLRYRPSQDALLTLNVGRSADLSTDYESGVYADTFNSHRDLASLQADLGKVGGAYGLTTLGFDWQRDHVVGNTDYFVDARRNHALFAQWQQEFGDSSVQGSLRRDENSQFGGKTTGSLQYGYALTNDLRVTASYGTAFKAPTFNDLYYPDYGNPDLQPETSRNWEMGLRGTPGWGHWSVNAFQNRIDHLIVFDSSLTGPLFPFGGANNIDRSRIRGVELAGDTTLGEWRLGGNATWLSPEDDSDDATHGNLLPRRARRTANVDVDRSFGAFSVGASVFGSGYRYDDTANLHRLGGYALTDLRMAYAIDTAWNVELAARNIFDRHYETARYFNQPGRNWMLTFRYQPRS
- a CDS encoding GGDEF domain-containing protein; the protein is MPAFRRCLPALLLATLALHAGDAGAHLRAGENAEATLDVADASKTSDHPAFVATLARLAPSREQMSAAARMHLDYLQAWQLAYGGDHAQAIPLLERIADKSTDKVMRLRATATLVNILGAGRHYEDAFNRLNLMVADLPGVSDPHARYQALAEAAQMLTTAGQYDLAADYAARAVDIADTPSITCKSNVVALHALYRGGRVEGDDPRFVQWVAECQKAGEMLSANELRADVADSAIRHGRPNEAIAVLERYYGSVLRDEQPMQTSQFDALLARAQWQAGNVALADRFAAAAIRSSVPGEYSEPLVSATETAYFVARKRGDWRAATMWLARHAEADKGYVDDVGARALAYQIVKQQVVASRMETDALDRQNQILHLQRDADLHDAQTSRLYILLLLTFIGTIVLWLIRTRRSQQRFMRMARHDSLTGISNRQHFVDECTAALVEGSRAAEPIALVLFDLDHFKQVNDTYGHAEGDWVLLRVVAECRDHLTEADVFGRLGGEEFAVLLRAATQAQAIERAERMRVAIGTPSGEHQTIARATASFGIACTGAFGYDLDRLLMKADEAMYAAKAAGRDRVTVAT
- a CDS encoding LytR/AlgR family response regulator transcription factor, with translation MGRRMIRVAVVDDEPLARSGVLARLRGEADITVVEECRNGLELASLRRDRVDLAIVDVEMPGMSGLDGLAVIPRAERPLAVLLTAHDSFAVRAFELEAVDYLLKPLDDERFGEALERVRRKLGRDLRPPVAERFTIRVGSRLSFIEVDAVTWIEADGDYAALHANGQRHLLRESLHDLSRKLDPARFLRVHRSAIVRVDQVAEMLPRPNRDAVLRLRDGTTLRASRTYMDALMAALHRVA
- the mgtA gene encoding magnesium-translocating P-type ATPase, translating into MKIHTSPASVAAKTFTNATADAYRPADELLRSLDSRIDGLDEEAIAERLDRDGVNEVGHEKPPHWAIQLLHAFKNPFIIVLLVLAVVQLVTDPDDLTGPVIIAVMVGISVLLSFTQEYRSSQAAEKLKAMVRNTATVTRRAEDGHAERIEVPVEELVVGDIVHLGAGDMIPADLRLIAAKDLFISQAILTGESLPVEKAAPHGAATGESGGPLDLPTVCYMGTNVVSGTATAVVLATGARTYLGSLARTLSGERVQTSFDKGISSVSWLLIRFMAVMVPIVFFINGFDKHDWLEAFMFGLSVAVGLTPEMLPLIVTANLGKGAIAMSKRKVVVKRLNAIQNFGAMDVLCTDKTGTLTLDKIVLERHVDLDGDDSDEALEWGYLNSRFQTGLRNLMDKAVLTHRDLETIAHRFRIVDEIPFDFQRRRMSVVVTDGEYEQLVICKGAVEEMLAICTEARIGGDVEPMTEEKRAEIRAMTRRLNEDGLRVLVVAVRRDPIGDRAYGVADEAGLTAVGCLAFLDPPKDSAATAIRALNHHGVAVKVITGDNEAVTKKICAEVGLDVAGTALGRDIEQLDDDALDAMVESTTIFAKMSPVQKARVVKALQRRGHTVGFLGDGINDAPALRDADVGISVDTATDIAKESADIILLEKNLMVLEEGVLEGRVTFGNIMKYIKMTASSNFGNVFSVLVASAFLPFLPMLPLQILVQNLLYDLSQLSIPFDRMDDEYLRTPRKWDAGDIGRFMVWIGPVSSVFDITTFWVMWHVFGAHDVAHQSLFQSGWFIEGLLSQTLVVHMIRTRRIPFLRSMASAPVLALTGAIMLIGMYIPFSALGARIGMVPLPGAYFGWLALTLVSYCVLTQIVKTLYIRRYNRWL